From Alphaproteobacteria bacterium, a single genomic window includes:
- a CDS encoding sarcosine oxidase subunit beta family protein, translating to MRYSLFSLVRNAVTGASIWPPAWRSPEPAPAYDAVIIGGGGHGLATAYYLAKNHGIRNVAVLEKGWLGGGNTGRNTTIVRSTYWLDENARFYEHSLKLWEGLARELNYNLMFSQRGVINIFHNQGEWESWARRYNAMRCNGIDAIALDRAELKKRVPALDVSATARFPILGGLMQPRGGVARHDAVAWGFARAADRLGVDIIQNCEVTGISRDGGRVTGVETSRGAIKAAKVGICVAGHSSRVAALAGLRLPIESHLLQAMVSEPVKPFLDTEVSSGAYHTYVSQTDRGEVLIGGALDGYNSYTQRGSLPTIEHVLAGALAQFPVISRLRLMRTWGGIMDMSMDGSPIISKTPIEGLYLNGGWCYGGFKATPGAGWVFAHTMANDAPHELNAAFSLERFSQGQIYSERGAGNTPNAH from the coding sequence ATGCGTTATTCGCTGTTCAGTCTGGTTCGCAACGCCGTCACCGGTGCCTCGATCTGGCCGCCGGCCTGGCGCAGCCCCGAGCCTGCGCCGGCCTACGACGCCGTCATCATTGGAGGTGGCGGCCACGGCCTGGCCACGGCCTACTACCTGGCCAAGAACCACGGCATCAGGAACGTCGCCGTGCTGGAGAAGGGCTGGCTGGGCGGCGGCAACACCGGGCGCAACACCACCATCGTGCGCTCGACCTACTGGCTGGATGAAAACGCCCGCTTCTACGAACATTCGCTGAAGCTCTGGGAGGGGCTGGCGCGCGAGCTCAACTACAATCTCATGTTCAGCCAGCGCGGCGTCATCAACATCTTCCATAACCAGGGCGAATGGGAGAGCTGGGCGCGGCGCTACAACGCCATGCGCTGCAACGGCATCGACGCCATCGCGCTGGATCGGGCCGAGCTCAAAAAGCGCGTGCCAGCGCTGGATGTCTCGGCCACAGCCCGCTTTCCCATCCTCGGCGGCCTCATGCAGCCGCGCGGCGGCGTGGCCCGTCACGACGCCGTGGCCTGGGGTTTTGCCCGGGCCGCGGATCGCCTGGGCGTCGACATCATCCAGAACTGCGAGGTCACCGGGATCAGCCGTGATGGCGGGCGCGTCACCGGTGTCGAGACCAGCCGCGGCGCCATCAAGGCGGCCAAGGTCGGCATCTGCGTCGCCGGCCACTCCAGCCGGGTCGCCGCCCTGGCCGGCCTCAGGCTACCCATCGAGAGCCACCTGCTGCAGGCCATGGTCAGCGAACCGGTCAAGCCCTTCCTCGACACCGAGGTCTCGTCCGGCGCCTATCACACCTACGTCAGCCAGACCGATCGCGGCGAGGTGCTGATCGGCGGCGCCCTGGACGGCTACAATTCCTACACCCAGCGCGGCAGCCTGCCCACCATCGAGCACGTGCTGGCCGGCGCCCTGGCGCAATTCCCGGTGATTAGCCGGCTGCGCCTGATGCGCACCTGGGGCGGCATCATGGATATGTCCATGGATGGCAGCCCGATCATCTCGAAAACGCCCATAGAAGGCCTCTACCTCAACGGCGGCTGGTGCTACGGCGGTTTCAAGGCGACGCCGGGCGCGGGCTGGGTGTTCGCCCACACCATGGCCAACGACGCACCGCACGAATTGAACGCGGCCTTCAGCTTGGAGCGCTTCTCGCAGGGCCAGATCTACAGCGAGCGCGGCGCCGGCAACACGCCGAA